The sequence below is a genomic window from Balearica regulorum gibbericeps isolate bBalReg1 chromosome 9, bBalReg1.pri, whole genome shotgun sequence.
TTTTCAGGGGATTGAAACCCCATTACCAGCTTTCCTAGGAGTAGTGATGCTCTGCATCTTGGAAGCTAGGACAGATACCTTGCATGAAGAGAGTCTTCCACAATGCTCTAAACCAGCCATCTCTTACTGGAGATACTGCCACGTTTCTCAGTCTCCAGATGGTTCCGGTCcttttgaagaaaagtgaaTCCAGTAAATTCATTGTACTGTATTCTTGCACTTTGCAGAAAAGTCTTTCTGCACCTCACAACCAACAGTGTGTATTTAAAAAGGGGAAGGCATAGTAAGACTGTATATAAAGTGACAAGTCTTAAATAATAGCGGACTCATCATAGGCAGAACCGCTCTTATGTCCTTACACCGCTGCTGCTACATCGCCAGTTCGAGGGAAGGCATGACAGGCTTCCCATGTAAGCAAACAACTTGCAAACAGAAATTGCACATTCATGTTGTTATTGTATATGAACTTACTCCTGTAGATTGTCCGATGCTGCCTCTACAGCCTCTttaaagctttgctttaaaataagtaataaattttcaaaagtaattttaaagattttaagcAAATATGCTAAACCTAAATAAGGTCACACTTACTATTTCCAAGACGTAGAGCTTGCATGCTCTATACGCAGTGACGCAACGTTCACTGGTCCTTTCCCAGACAAGCCGTAACAGCCGGCCCGGCGCTGCTGGCAGAGTTCATGGTGCGTTTTGCCAGGCAGCTGGCTGTGGCCTGAGCCGGTTTCCTCGTTGGTGTGAGGctccagaaagcagagaggCTTGCTGTTTTCTGGGCTGGACCTCGCTGTGCATCCCCGGGAGAGCTCCCTAGGATCACTGCTAGGCTGGGCTGAGTGTCTGTACCCAAGCTGGAATGAATGCTTTGGAAGGCTGGAGGGATCTTAAAAGCAGGGACAGATGTTTTACAAAGCgctggaggagaaagaagcacGAGAGGGTTTTGGTCCTCGTTGGGTCCCTGCACTCTGCTGACACACATACAGGAGCAGGCAGGCCTTTTCCCAGCAGCACTGTTTCTATCTCAAGCTACTGGTATACTAGAGGGAGAGGCTGCGCGCTAGAGCAGGAGGGATTTGGACTTGGCAGtctgttcccagctctgccactgattTCCCGGGTGGCTTCAGACAAGTTACTTTAATCCTGTGTCCCTGCCTTCGTTTACAGGGTTGATAATACTGGTCTGCCTCTGCTTAGCACTTTCAAGTTTAACTGATGTTTTCCGAATGCTTTAGGACGCTCAGAAAGCTCTCCTGGCAAAGTGAAGTTCAGAGCAGCACATGCAGTGACACACATGGCCAAAACATGGCATAAGTCTTGTATGTGGTCACGAGCTCTGAGCGGATCATTTCCtctcaggaaagcaaatgtgGTGCTAAACAAACGACTGTGAAAACAAGTACGTAATACTTTCTAACACGGAATAATAGAAGTGATAAGAAGGgcaatgaaaaagcagaaaaatggtgATGCCAGCCCAGGTGTTAGCATCACGCCTGCTCTGTTAGCACCGTGCGCAGCCCTGGCTCGTCGTCTCGAGGCAGACATGGAAGAAGTGGAAGAGGTACAGAGGCCAGATAGCTCAAAGGTATCATATAACCTATACACAGGGAGAGACGAAGCAGGCTTTTGAGGGCTATGATAAAGATCAATGACATGTGCCAAGCAGCACAAAGACAGTGAGTCGGTTTTTGCTGTCCACGGCCTCCCATCGTTGGCAGGGCTGCTCACCAAACGAAACCCATGGTGATGGGTTTGGGAGCACACAAAAGCAGGTGCTTCTCACAGAGAAGGGCAAAGCCACCACTCTGCTCGTCTTGCTTTTACACTCTCGCTTCTATAATCGCCACTGCTTGCTTTCATGAAGATGTCTGGTTTTGCCCAACCAGCAGCTTGTATATTCTTACTATTTTTGTTAGTGAGGTTAAAGTCGGAGCTGCTCTTCAACACACTGCATGATGGAAGTGTTAACCAGGGTATGAACATGGGAAACACCAGCAGGTCGGCGGGGCTGGAAGCGAACACGTTCCTGGGTCGCTGCACTgtgcagcagggcagctggcATGGCCGGCCGTGCATTTGCCGCGATGGGGCTTCTGCCTTTGGCAGGAGGAAGCGTTGTTCCACTGCAGCGCCCTGTGATAAAGCTGTTAGCAGAGGATTAAGCGGCAGGGGCAGACACAGTTAAGTGAAGGCTCACGTTAACTCTTTATGGCTTATAAAACAAGCTCCTCCAGAAGCATAAGGTCGAGTTTCTGTCCCAGTATTCTTACTGTCGTGTTCACAGCATGGATGATTTGCATCTTGGGGCATGTAACCCTTTGAACTGAAACTTCTTGCACACATATTAGCCCAGAAATAATCATTTATACCTCTCATATCTGTCCTCGAGGCAGTGTCATAGTGTCCATAAGCAGCCAAGCACGCGTGTTGTAACCTGGGTGATAGTGTTAGCCGTGGTGTTGGTATCGCAACAGATACCTACAGACCGAGGGACCTGTGCTCTTGGTGAGAATAGGAGAgacttgttttctctgcagaggtAGCGTGAAAGCAATATGGTCAGTAGGGACAACTGAACTgactggagaaaaaggaaaagcatccCCAGTTGTTTAAAGCAAATTAACCCTCTAAGTTGCCCAATGACATTAAGAGAAGTTAGATGGTACTTATCTGTGCGCTGGCTTTATGCTCAGTGAAAAattgtcttctctcttttttcaatTGTCAAAACTGCAGTGTTGAAACCAGGACCACTTCAGCTGATCTGGACCAATCAGGTCTAACTACAACAGCAAATCTAACTACAACTCAGCCTGACAATCCATTTTATCTAAGCGCTTGCATTAggaaaaacacaaccaaaaaagacaagaagaatCCATGTTTAAGTGGAAACATAAATAAGTAGAGCTCAGCTCTGAATCCAGGGCTAAACAGAAGTATCTAACGTAAAATCTGCAATGAGAACAAGAGTGCTGGTTGATCACCAGTGTTTCCAGTTGagaggtgggagcagggaaCACTAGTGCTGGTGCGTTTCCTGATGGCTTGTATTTGGTCTTTTTCCAGTACGCAACAACAGGCTGCTCTCTGACACTCCATCACACAGAAAAGCCAGAACACGAAGACATCTGTGAGTACCGTCCCTACTCCTGCCCATGCCCCGGTGCCTCCTGTAAGTGGCAGGGATCCTTGGAAGCCGTGATGTCCCACCTTATGCATGCCCACAAAAGCATTACCACCCTTCAGGGAGAAGACATTGTTTTTCTTGCCACAGACATTAACCTTCCAGGGGCGGTTGACTGGGTGATGATGCAGTCGTGCTTCGGTCACCACTTTATGCTGGTGCTGGAGAAACAAGAGAAATATGAAGGTCACCAGCAGTTTTTTGCCATCGTGCTGCTCATCGGCACCCGTAAGCAAGCAGAGAACTTTGCGTACAGACTGGAGCTGAACGGCAACCGCCGACGGCTGACCTGGGAGGCAACGCCCCGCTCCATCCACGACGGGGTGTCCGCAGCCATCCTGAACAGCGACTGCCTAGTTTTTGATACAGCTATAGCACACCTTTTTGCTGACAATGGAAACCTCGGCATTAACGTGACTATTTCTACGTGTTGTCCGTGATGTATTTGCGTAGCTAGCGAAACCTAGGCTGTCTGGACATAGTGCTTTACGTTCACcaagggttttctttttgctctgtttttttaaatgatactcAGCTATATCATCATGTACGCTAAGGTTCCTAACTAGCCAACATTTTTAGCTTTGGAGAGAAGAGGAACAAGAGTGTCCTGTAAGAAATATGAGtgggaaaagtgtttttttaaaaaattcttggGTGCCTTAGGAAGATTCCCCACACACAGTcaccttttttaatttaattatattttatttaaagagtgCTTCCATTAGACATGTGGCTTAAGAGACTTGAAGGACTGCATTCCTGTTTGGGGCGCACCTGAAAGCCCTTTCAGCAGGAACTCAGACTGGTGCTCTCACCGGTGAGCTTTCACAGTTTTCAGCaggtgggaaaggaaagaaattcaagCAAGCTCTCACAAGAGAGATTGTGGCTCAAAGGGGAACAATAGGTACTTCAGTGTTGCTAATCCATTTCCTGCTACCTTATTTAAAAAGGGATGGGCATCGGATCatttgctgtgattttaaaagaagaaaggggaggaggggctggggtgaAGCATGGCAGGTTTCAGGGAGCCTGGGAATTGCCAGCTGCTGTCCGTTTTAGGGGGATGAGCAAGCCCAGCACACGGCACAGCCGCTCACAGCCGGAACGTGGTGAAAGCGGGAGGCACACAGCTAATGTATCT
It includes:
- the SIAH2 gene encoding E3 ubiquitin-protein ligase SIAH2 — protein: MSRPSSAGPGANKPCGKQQHAPSPAVPAAVLPGSGGASPPPPPPPPPPPPPPQQQQQQHHELTSLFECPVCFDYVLPPILQCQAGHLVCNQCRQKLSLCPTCRGSLTPSIRNLAMEKVASAVLFPCKYATTGCSLTLHHTEKPEHEDICEYRPYSCPCPGASCKWQGSLEAVMSHLMHAHKSITTLQGEDIVFLATDINLPGAVDWVMMQSCFGHHFMLVLEKQEKYEGHQQFFAIVLLIGTRKQAENFAYRLELNGNRRRLTWEATPRSIHDGVSAAILNSDCLVFDTAIAHLFADNGNLGINVTISTCCP